One segment of uncultured Fibrobacter sp. DNA contains the following:
- a CDS encoding NPCBM/NEW2 domain-containing protein, with protein sequence MKIKNYILAILKNLAHPVGIAGVVIALAIPFLVYLAPNIGHKETIRQLDLNLPIPLFCVQFALAIVLIIILNKDFREWFRGILPAKAFSIMALVFAVAVSIFAATQIEARHRVQSDESVFMAVAQNMFYNHESGTCNQGLFSDGKLECTSKSNSFKTKGLSFLYYLGMPLFGSDLHWIFNMELLMLPLAFLLMFFAIVAWTRQPLLAFFASLLLALQPTVLFQFRAMSVEPLYIFLSALSLLVFKWAFDRNTVKHWALLALILAFFAQTRQETAFCLFAFIIFALPKLLDTKDYKAPTFFVTLSLFSVPALLTISYFQGFGFQGGEYEAHGHFIEDLLRNWEIMTKPLNDSGELSNPFLSYFNYLFALGAAYLLFRAFYDLRKKDFFYLEVLAFLVIYHLQTYVILENVSGDFGIEINQRYSLVMLPSMAFVAALPIAHFVETIVKTSLDSKSKNAGRVTVLAAIVVAAVLSGWTAHYKPDFNKNIMYNRNHLTIEEHEILAWLKEMPAKNRLFIYGRPWHFVGYGISSIHYDQARKMNANALKDLMQKYDEVYYIRGLDCWDSQTYHKKAVEHRIATTCDVFEKEMELEGVKNILVTNNYWVQIAKFLGRKSYDPSNIITVGVPEMADTALVLGINLKDSRTEARQWTYKVDMNDRALVEGHYEEGALRVSIPKDTVLTGYNKIVYTVKDQNDKIIGIIEDYYFNAKDGALALNGVKFESHKQAWGTLHTNESIDGNKLTVNGRKFKFGYGTHAASETVFNLEGKFNTFSMQYGLDDESLCSNGVKIQVLGDDKVLAETEFFKAGFLGALTTEIKDIQKLTIKSIANGSIDCAHVDLINPEVK encoded by the coding sequence ATGAAGATTAAAAACTATATCTTGGCAATACTCAAGAACTTAGCCCATCCTGTCGGAATCGCGGGAGTGGTCATCGCCCTCGCAATCCCCTTCTTGGTCTACCTCGCCCCCAACATCGGGCACAAGGAAACCATCCGCCAGCTGGACCTGAACCTCCCCATCCCCCTCTTCTGTGTACAGTTCGCCCTCGCTATCGTACTGATCATCATACTGAACAAGGATTTCCGCGAATGGTTCCGCGGTATCCTCCCTGCAAAGGCATTCAGCATCATGGCACTCGTATTCGCGGTCGCCGTTTCCATCTTCGCCGCAACGCAAATCGAAGCACGTCACCGCGTCCAGAGCGACGAAAGCGTGTTCATGGCCGTAGCGCAGAACATGTTCTACAACCACGAGAGCGGCACCTGCAACCAAGGTCTCTTCTCCGACGGCAAGCTGGAATGCACCTCCAAGTCCAACAGTTTCAAGACCAAGGGCCTCTCGTTCCTGTATTACCTGGGCATGCCGTTGTTCGGCAGCGACCTCCACTGGATTTTCAACATGGAACTCCTGATGCTGCCGCTGGCGTTCTTGCTGATGTTCTTCGCCATCGTCGCATGGACAAGACAACCGCTGCTCGCCTTCTTCGCATCGCTATTGCTCGCACTGCAACCTACTGTCCTGTTCCAGTTCCGCGCCATGTCGGTGGAACCGCTCTACATATTCCTCTCTGCTCTTTCGCTCCTGGTGTTCAAGTGGGCGTTTGACCGCAACACGGTCAAGCATTGGGCCCTGCTCGCACTCATCCTCGCCTTCTTCGCACAGACCCGCCAAGAGACGGCATTCTGCCTGTTCGCCTTCATCATCTTTGCATTGCCCAAGCTGCTCGACACCAAGGACTACAAGGCACCCACGTTCTTCGTGACACTCTCGCTGTTCTCGGTCCCCGCACTCCTGACTATCAGCTACTTCCAGGGATTCGGTTTCCAAGGCGGCGAATACGAGGCACACGGGCACTTCATCGAAGATTTGCTCAGGAACTGGGAAATCATGACGAAGCCGCTCAACGACAGCGGCGAACTTTCCAACCCGTTCCTCAGCTACTTCAACTACCTGTTCGCGCTGGGTGCGGCCTACCTCCTGTTCCGCGCATTCTACGACCTGCGCAAGAAGGATTTCTTCTACCTCGAAGTCCTCGCCTTCCTCGTCATCTACCACCTGCAGACCTATGTCATTCTCGAGAACGTCTCCGGCGACTTCGGCATCGAAATCAACCAGCGCTACAGCCTGGTGATGCTGCCGTCCATGGCATTTGTCGCAGCACTCCCCATCGCCCACTTTGTTGAAACCATCGTCAAAACGAGCCTAGATTCCAAGTCCAAGAACGCAGGGCGCGTTACCGTACTTGCGGCCATTGTCGTCGCTGCGGTACTCTCCGGGTGGACAGCCCACTACAAGCCGGACTTCAACAAGAACATCATGTACAACAGGAACCACCTGACCATCGAGGAACACGAGATTCTCGCCTGGCTCAAGGAAATGCCTGCAAAGAACAGACTGTTCATCTACGGGCGCCCGTGGCATTTCGTGGGTTACGGAATTTCGTCCATCCACTACGACCAAGCACGCAAGATGAACGCCAATGCGCTCAAGGACTTGATGCAGAAGTACGACGAAGTCTACTACATCCGTGGCCTTGACTGCTGGGACAGCCAGACTTACCACAAGAAGGCTGTCGAGCACCGCATCGCGACGACCTGCGACGTGTTCGAAAAAGAAATGGAACTGGAAGGCGTCAAGAACATCCTCGTCACAAACAACTACTGGGTACAAATCGCCAAGTTCCTGGGCCGCAAGTCTTACGACCCGTCCAACATCATCACGGTCGGCGTTCCCGAAATGGCAGACACCGCACTTGTCCTCGGCATCAACCTGAAGGACTCCCGTACAGAAGCCCGCCAGTGGACATATAAGGTAGACATGAACGACCGAGCCCTTGTGGAAGGCCACTACGAAGAAGGCGCTCTGCGAGTCAGCATACCCAAGGACACCGTCTTGACCGGCTATAACAAAATTGTCTACACGGTCAAGGACCAAAACGACAAAATCATCGGGATTATCGAAGACTACTACTTCAACGCGAAAGACGGAGCTCTCGCCCTGAACGGTGTCAAGTTCGAAAGTCACAAGCAAGCCTGGGGCACGTTGCACACAAACGAGTCCATTGACGGCAACAAGCTAACGGTCAATGGCAGGAAATTCAAGTTCGGTTACGGTACCCATGCCGCCTCCGAAACCGTATTCAACCTTGAAGGCAAATTCAACACGTTCTCCATGCAGTACGGCCTCGACGACGAATCGCTCTGCAGCAACGGCGTAAAGATCCAAGTGCTCGGAGACGACAAAGTTCTCGCCGAAACAGAATTCTTCAAGGCCGGTTTCCTCGGAGCCCTCACGACCGAAATCAAGGATATTCAAAAACTCACAATCAAGTCCATCGCCAACGGCAGCATAGACTGCGCCCACGTGGACCTCATCAACCCGGAAGTAAAATAA
- a CDS encoding glycosyltransferase family 2 protein, giving the protein MLLSVIIPVFNEEEIVAKTYEVLEEELKNVEHELIFVNDGSKDKTREIVESLLPGNPNNKIINFSRNFGHQAAFSAGLDHATGDAVVIIDGDLQDPPSLIHEMLEKWREGYQVVYAQRNKRKGETIFKRFTAYCFYRLIGKLTSIDIPPDTGDFRLMDRCVVDQLKNLPERSRFLRGLVCWVGFKKIGVKYDRAERTAGTSKYPLKKMLRLAFDGITGFSSAPLKISFYLGFTAVIVGFGLLVWSILEKFLNPATTVPGWASLMTAIVFFGGIQLISIGILGEYIGRIYDEVKQRPLYIEDKK; this is encoded by the coding sequence ATGCTCTTATCCGTAATTATCCCCGTATTCAACGAAGAAGAAATCGTCGCAAAGACATACGAAGTCCTTGAAGAAGAACTCAAGAACGTCGAACACGAACTCATATTCGTGAACGACGGTTCGAAGGACAAAACCCGCGAAATCGTCGAAAGCTTGCTTCCGGGCAACCCGAACAACAAGATTATCAACTTCAGCCGCAACTTCGGCCACCAAGCCGCCTTCAGTGCGGGCCTCGACCACGCCACGGGCGATGCAGTCGTCATCATCGACGGCGACTTGCAAGACCCGCCAAGCCTCATTCACGAGATGCTCGAAAAGTGGCGCGAAGGTTATCAGGTCGTGTACGCACAGCGAAACAAGCGCAAGGGTGAAACCATCTTCAAGCGCTTCACTGCGTACTGCTTCTACCGCCTTATCGGCAAACTCACGAGCATCGACATTCCGCCTGACACCGGTGACTTCCGCCTCATGGACCGCTGCGTAGTAGACCAGCTCAAGAACCTGCCGGAACGCAGCCGTTTCTTGCGTGGGCTCGTCTGCTGGGTCGGCTTCAAGAAGATTGGCGTCAAGTACGACCGCGCCGAACGCACCGCAGGCACTTCCAAGTACCCGCTCAAGAAGATGTTGCGCCTCGCCTTCGACGGCATCACCGGTTTCAGTTCTGCTCCGCTCAAAATCAGTTTCTATCTCGGCTTCACCGCGGTCATTGTCGGGTTCGGCCTTCTCGTCTGGTCTATCCTCGAGAAATTCCTCAACCCCGCGACAACCGTCCCCGGCTGGGCATCGCTCATGACCGCCATCGTGTTCTTCGGCGGCATCCAGCTGATTTCCATCGGCATCCTCGGCGAATACATCGGCCGCATCTACGACGAAGTCAAGCAGAGACCGTTATATATTGAGGATAAGAAGTAG
- the gmk gene encoding guanylate kinase produces the protein MKNKLFVMSAASGAGKTTLKDKVIGEFPDIVYSISATTRKPREGEVDGVHYFFKTKEEFEKLIKEDGLIEWNEVHGNYYGTPKFFVEDMLRQGKRVLFDLDVFGKVNFDKVYPDATGILILPPSEEELERRLRGRGTDSEEVIRLRLENAKKEMEFAKTKGKYEYTIINDDLERAADELRAILKQK, from the coding sequence ATGAAAAACAAACTATTCGTCATGAGCGCCGCAAGCGGCGCGGGCAAGACAACCCTTAAGGACAAGGTCATCGGGGAATTCCCCGACATCGTGTATTCCATTTCGGCAACCACGCGCAAGCCGCGCGAAGGCGAGGTGGACGGAGTCCACTACTTCTTCAAGACAAAGGAAGAATTCGAGAAGCTAATTAAAGAAGACGGCCTTATCGAATGGAACGAGGTCCACGGCAACTACTACGGTACGCCCAAGTTCTTTGTTGAAGACATGCTCCGCCAAGGCAAGCGAGTGCTGTTCGATCTCGACGTTTTCGGCAAGGTGAACTTTGACAAGGTTTACCCCGATGCGACTGGCATTCTGATTCTCCCGCCGAGCGAGGAGGAACTGGAACGCCGTCTGCGCGGGCGCGGCACCGACTCCGAAGAAGTCATCCGGCTGCGTCTCGAAAACGCCAAGAAAGAAATGGAATTCGCAAAGACCAAGGGCAAGTACGAATACACGATTATCAACGACGACCTTGAAAGGGCCGCCGATGAACTCCGTGCCATATTGAAGCAGAAGTAG
- the priA gene encoding primosomal protein N', with protein MSKRIPKTQAPEAVRMKMKASSLAEFCEVYIPQAPSVFTYGVPEGVSLERGSVVWVQLANRKKPVLALVSKVTAERPKFDVRCAFPHASGYVFSERYMEMLEWTSRYYMSTPMKALDVFWPAEFEKYLDALAAGVGNSTDDLPGNAVAKDSVPVRPDAPPLTDEQRIALESLVADLSGNGFRGTLLHGVTGSGKTRVYQELAWEALSRGLKVLILVPEIGLTPQTSKRFEDFLQVPVQVLHSALSAPKKRAAYVSVLCGEARVVLGTRSAILAPFDFDVVILDEEHDSSFKQQDPAPRYHTRELAFHVAHKYGALVVLGSATPSLETYRNAVLNNIKLLRLKKRATAASLPDVRIINMAKVCQQKGLMLSPDLRDALVECVAGGEQSIVLMNRRGYSKIRVCSECGETLYCKHCHVPLVYHKQYGSLMCHYCGLLYPVNTPCHSCGAGTFEFVGGAIEKLEEEIAEWVPGAKIVRMDRDTTQNVGSVEKILDAFRNREYNILLGTQMVAKGHDFPGVRLVGIVGADSGLGLPDFRNTERLFQLLSQTAGRAGRAQGGGKVLVQTLNPDEPVMRFALQHDFGGFAEWEMRNRGEACYPPFCKLVEVSFGCKDESLLREAVGRVEKMCRAEKSMTVMGPVDAFVPVVQNVRWAKLYLKTNELTPVRRILWPVVNAAKPWFPGVEIKVEIE; from the coding sequence ATGTCGAAACGGATCCCCAAAACACAAGCGCCCGAAGCGGTTAGGATGAAGATGAAAGCGTCTTCCCTGGCCGAGTTCTGCGAGGTGTACATCCCGCAGGCCCCGTCCGTGTTCACTTACGGCGTCCCCGAAGGGGTCTCGTTGGAGCGCGGGAGCGTTGTCTGGGTCCAGCTGGCCAACCGCAAAAAACCGGTGCTTGCTCTCGTGTCGAAGGTGACTGCCGAACGCCCGAAGTTCGATGTGCGTTGCGCTTTCCCCCATGCTTCTGGGTACGTTTTCAGTGAACGGTACATGGAAATGCTGGAGTGGACTTCCCGCTACTATATGAGTACGCCGATGAAGGCCCTGGACGTTTTTTGGCCAGCCGAGTTCGAAAAGTATCTAGATGCACTTGCTGCCGGTGTTGGAAATTCTACCGATGATTTGCCCGGCAATGCCGTGGCGAAAGATTCCGTTCCCGTGCGGCCAGATGCGCCTCCTCTGACCGATGAACAGCGCATAGCCTTGGAATCCCTTGTTGCAGACCTTTCGGGAAATGGTTTTCGCGGGACGCTATTGCATGGTGTGACCGGTTCGGGGAAGACACGTGTGTATCAAGAACTGGCATGGGAAGCTTTGTCCCGTGGGTTGAAGGTCTTGATTCTTGTTCCAGAAATCGGGCTTACTCCGCAAACGTCAAAACGGTTCGAGGATTTTTTGCAGGTGCCTGTACAGGTGCTGCATTCCGCGCTTTCTGCTCCGAAAAAGCGAGCGGCTTATGTTTCGGTGTTGTGTGGCGAGGCGCGAGTCGTACTCGGGACGCGCAGTGCAATTCTTGCACCATTTGATTTTGATGTCGTCATCTTGGACGAAGAACACGATTCTTCCTTCAAACAACAGGACCCGGCCCCGCGTTACCATACCCGGGAACTCGCATTCCATGTAGCGCACAAGTACGGAGCCTTGGTCGTTCTCGGGAGTGCCACGCCGAGCCTCGAGACTTACCGCAATGCGGTTTTAAACAACATAAAGCTGTTGAGGCTCAAAAAACGCGCAACGGCGGCATCGCTCCCCGATGTGCGTATCATAAACATGGCCAAGGTGTGTCAGCAAAAGGGCCTCATGTTGTCGCCGGACCTCCGCGACGCCTTGGTGGAGTGCGTTGCTGGCGGGGAACAGTCCATTGTGTTGATGAACCGTCGCGGTTACTCGAAAATTCGCGTATGCAGCGAATGTGGCGAAACTCTCTATTGCAAACATTGCCATGTTCCGCTAGTTTATCATAAACAGTATGGCTCGCTGATGTGCCATTACTGTGGCTTGCTTTATCCGGTGAACACTCCGTGCCATTCTTGTGGTGCGGGAACGTTTGAGTTCGTTGGTGGCGCTATCGAAAAACTGGAAGAAGAAATTGCCGAGTGGGTGCCCGGTGCGAAAATTGTGCGCATGGATCGCGATACGACACAGAACGTGGGTTCTGTTGAAAAGATTTTAGATGCGTTCCGCAATCGTGAGTACAACATTTTGCTCGGGACGCAGATGGTCGCGAAGGGCCACGATTTCCCGGGCGTGAGGCTGGTGGGTATCGTGGGTGCCGATAGTGGCCTTGGCTTGCCGGATTTCCGCAATACAGAAAGGCTGTTCCAACTGTTGAGCCAGACAGCAGGTCGTGCCGGCCGCGCACAGGGGGGAGGCAAGGTTCTGGTGCAGACGCTCAATCCCGACGAACCAGTGATGCGCTTTGCTCTGCAACACGATTTTGGTGGTTTTGCAGAATGGGAAATGCGCAACCGTGGCGAGGCGTGCTATCCGCCGTTCTGCAAATTGGTGGAAGTTTCGTTCGGCTGCAAGGATGAATCGCTTTTGCGCGAAGCCGTTGGCCGTGTGGAAAAAATGTGCCGTGCGGAAAAGTCGATGACGGTGATGGGCCCGGTGGATGCCTTTGTCCCGGTGGTGCAGAATGTTCGCTGGGCCAAGCTGTATTTGAAAACGAACGAGCTTACGCCCGTCCGTCGAATTCTTTGGCCTGTCGTGAACGCTGCGAAACCGTGGTTCCCTGGCGTAGAGATCAAGGTCGAAATCGAATAG
- a CDS encoding DUF349 domain-containing protein: protein MSLLDAFKPKWQNSNPEKRIEAIDELNSQHQDILENIALRDEDKDVRLAAIKKLTIVSTLLNISKNDTEAMVRRLAETRYYEEITKKLKEFREAATPDIIAHLDELKDTRYAEELLKSMKSSELRLELVKKCSKQSLLTYAANRDPKESVAKAAFERIESENALQDISKNSKHTTIRKMAAEKLRAAKEAKDGGQKAAALLFSKREALIQQAHHFAAQKDPLAIRPQFEALMEEAQTLGMGPAQATLDKIHESFIKFCNEANEAKIAALKAEQELQAKKQHLTETLEELESLLNENDAKEKGERIDAIIEEWNAEKSVMDAASVKRFNQAFFKAQDLKRAVLESQLNNEETENKEASRPELLERLQALADTDTSENTSKYLHAIVREWEKLPLLEGADPVLQSYNALRNKLSEKITTFNENAEKVIAENKVKLTALIERVKAINENENFKEINKKLRETFQEWKSIVGEQKFKYHDLWQEYKSATARFQEMQQWESWHNEKDRDEILTEMETLSNETPSQAVLSKLRDLSNKWREIGPISPAKLNEYREKFQGLCDKIKENCAPFIEEQQAERQKNLEAKEELCKKAEELVANNEIFWKDKFKAMQEIQEKWKSIGMVPKESMAALFDRFKAVTNAFYTQHKENLKQEDQAREANYEKKVKLCEEAEAIKESSDWNATSNKLKHLQEAWKAIGPVPKSKSDEIWTRFRTACDAFFEKKRAHFEEMDASKQKNLEAKQALCDKLEALDMNNITPELIETVKSIEAEWKNIGMVPKESVESISDRFNETINQFLGRCAEKDEDLHRQLDEVKAKKQDMIEKVRQFAESAGSNQLAEAVRELQKEWRNLGSCGVDDLLIHKTFREACDDFFTRRRDQLDIQEQARQNNLQKKVLLCEQAEDLLTDLNEQTVGVSMNKVKHLRHLWKEVGAVPRDQSDKIWKRFNTACDQVFAFGRKDQIEAPAVAPEA from the coding sequence ATGAGCTTATTGGACGCATTTAAACCGAAATGGCAGAATTCCAACCCTGAAAAGCGCATCGAGGCGATTGACGAGTTGAATTCACAGCATCAGGACATCCTCGAAAACATCGCATTGCGCGATGAAGACAAGGACGTAAGATTGGCAGCCATCAAAAAACTGACCATTGTCTCTACGCTGCTGAACATTTCGAAAAACGATACCGAAGCGATGGTCCGCCGTCTTGCTGAAACGCGTTACTACGAAGAAATCACCAAGAAGCTGAAAGAATTCCGCGAAGCCGCAACTCCCGATATTATTGCGCATCTCGATGAATTGAAAGACACTCGCTACGCCGAAGAACTGCTCAAGTCCATGAAGTCTTCCGAACTTCGACTCGAACTGGTCAAGAAGTGCTCCAAGCAATCGCTCCTCACCTATGCCGCAAACCGCGACCCCAAGGAAAGCGTAGCCAAAGCCGCGTTCGAGCGCATTGAGTCCGAGAACGCCCTCCAGGATATTTCCAAGAACTCCAAGCACACCACCATCCGCAAGATGGCCGCCGAAAAGCTCCGCGCGGCCAAGGAAGCCAAGGACGGTGGTCAGAAGGCCGCAGCGCTCCTGTTCAGCAAGCGCGAAGCCCTTATCCAGCAGGCTCACCACTTTGCCGCCCAGAAGGATCCTCTGGCGATCCGTCCGCAATTCGAAGCCCTGATGGAAGAAGCTCAGACCTTGGGTATGGGTCCAGCCCAAGCAACACTCGACAAGATTCACGAAAGTTTCATCAAGTTCTGCAACGAAGCAAACGAAGCAAAGATTGCTGCACTCAAGGCCGAACAAGAACTGCAGGCCAAGAAGCAGCACCTCACTGAAACTCTTGAAGAACTGGAATCCTTGCTCAACGAAAACGATGCCAAGGAAAAGGGCGAACGCATCGATGCCATCATCGAAGAATGGAACGCCGAAAAGTCCGTCATGGATGCCGCAAGCGTCAAGCGCTTCAACCAGGCATTCTTCAAGGCACAGGATTTGAAGCGTGCCGTACTCGAAAGTCAGCTGAATAACGAAGAGACCGAGAACAAGGAAGCGTCCCGTCCAGAACTGCTGGAACGCCTCCAAGCTCTTGCCGATACGGACACGAGCGAGAATACATCCAAGTATCTCCACGCCATCGTGCGCGAATGGGAAAAGCTCCCGCTCCTCGAAGGCGCCGACCCCGTCCTCCAGAGCTACAACGCCCTGCGCAACAAGCTCAGCGAAAAGATTACCACGTTCAACGAGAACGCCGAAAAGGTGATTGCCGAAAACAAAGTGAAGCTCACGGCTCTCATCGAAAGAGTCAAGGCAATCAACGAGAACGAGAACTTCAAGGAAATCAACAAGAAGCTCCGCGAGACGTTCCAGGAATGGAAGTCCATCGTCGGCGAACAGAAGTTCAAGTACCACGATCTGTGGCAAGAATACAAGAGCGCTACTGCACGTTTCCAGGAAATGCAGCAGTGGGAATCTTGGCACAACGAAAAAGACCGCGACGAAATTCTCACCGAGATGGAAACGCTGAGCAACGAAACACCGAGCCAGGCAGTCCTTTCCAAGCTCCGCGACTTGAGCAACAAATGGCGTGAAATTGGCCCCATCTCTCCGGCCAAGCTCAACGAATACCGCGAAAAGTTCCAGGGGCTCTGCGACAAGATCAAAGAGAACTGCGCTCCGTTCATCGAAGAACAGCAGGCCGAACGCCAGAAAAATTTGGAAGCCAAGGAAGAACTCTGCAAGAAGGCCGAAGAGCTCGTTGCCAACAACGAAATATTCTGGAAGGACAAGTTCAAGGCCATGCAGGAAATCCAGGAAAAATGGAAATCCATCGGCATGGTTCCCAAGGAATCGATGGCCGCATTGTTCGACCGTTTCAAGGCCGTAACCAATGCGTTCTACACCCAGCACAAGGAAAACCTGAAGCAAGAAGACCAGGCCCGCGAAGCGAACTACGAAAAGAAGGTGAAACTCTGCGAAGAAGCCGAAGCGATCAAGGAATCCAGCGACTGGAACGCAACTTCGAACAAATTAAAACACCTCCAGGAAGCCTGGAAGGCAATTGGCCCTGTGCCCAAGAGCAAGTCCGATGAAATCTGGACACGCTTCCGCACTGCATGCGACGCCTTCTTCGAAAAGAAACGCGCCCACTTCGAAGAAATGGACGCATCCAAGCAGAAGAATCTCGAAGCAAAGCAGGCTTTGTGCGACAAGCTCGAAGCTCTTGACATGAACAACATAACGCCGGAACTCATCGAGACAGTCAAGTCGATCGAAGCCGAATGGAAGAACATCGGCATGGTTCCCAAGGAATCTGTCGAAAGCATCAGTGACCGCTTCAACGAGACGATTAACCAGTTCCTCGGCCGCTGTGCCGAAAAGGATGAAGATCTCCACAGGCAGCTCGACGAAGTGAAGGCCAAGAAGCAAGACATGATCGAAAAGGTCCGCCAGTTTGCCGAAAGCGCTGGCAGCAACCAGCTCGCCGAAGCCGTGCGCGAGCTCCAGAAGGAATGGCGCAACCTGGGCAGTTGCGGTGTCGACGACTTGCTCATCCACAAGACATTCCGCGAAGCCTGCGACGACTTCTTCACACGCCGTCGCGACCAGCTTGACATTCAGGAACAGGCCCGCCAGAACAACCTGCAAAAGAAGGTGTTGCTCTGCGAACAGGCCGAAGACCTGCTCACCGACTTGAACGAACAGACTGTGGGTGTATCCATGAACAAGGTAAAGCACCTGCGCCACCTGTGGAAAGAAGTCGGCGCGGTACCCCGCGACCAGTCCGACAAGATTTGGAAGCGCTTCAATACCGCCTGCGACCAGGTGTTCGCCTTCGGTCGCAAAGACCAGATCGAAGCCCCGGCAGTGGCCCCCGAAGCATAA
- a CDS encoding L-threonylcarbamoyladenylate synthase, with amino-acid sequence MKFPPWTSVSEAARLLKTGEVVAIPTETVYGLAGNAFEPKALAKIFAAKERPTFDPLIVHIADIAQLSDIAKDIPEAAYKLAEAYWPGPMTIILPKKDCIPDLCTSGLPSVAVRFPSHPVAQAIIKESGLPLAAPSANLFKHVSPTTAEHVAAQLADRIAGIVDGGPCTVGVESSIISLAGEKPAVLRPGAITPEMFAKVLGSVDVKDSTSKPGQPMAAPGQCDTHYRPQVPLYFGELPAGYKLPANTVRIAFGKQNGPIPATVNLSESGDMAEATANLYAFMHDLDKPEYGLILVDPIPNAGIGMALNDRLKRASVKALP; translated from the coding sequence ATGAAATTCCCTCCATGGACAAGTGTCAGCGAAGCCGCCCGCCTGCTCAAAACGGGCGAAGTCGTCGCCATCCCGACAGAGACCGTGTACGGGCTTGCCGGCAATGCGTTTGAGCCCAAGGCCCTCGCCAAAATTTTTGCTGCCAAGGAACGCCCGACATTCGACCCGCTCATCGTGCATATTGCAGACATCGCGCAACTGAGCGACATTGCCAAAGACATACCCGAAGCCGCATACAAACTCGCCGAAGCCTACTGGCCCGGCCCCATGACGATTATCCTGCCCAAGAAGGATTGCATCCCGGATCTGTGTACCAGCGGCTTGCCTTCCGTCGCCGTGCGCTTCCCGAGCCACCCTGTCGCGCAGGCCATCATCAAGGAATCGGGATTACCGCTTGCCGCACCGAGCGCGAACCTGTTCAAACACGTGAGCCCGACAACCGCCGAGCACGTGGCAGCACAGCTTGCCGACCGCATCGCGGGCATCGTTGACGGCGGTCCCTGTACGGTGGGTGTCGAAAGTTCCATCATCTCGCTTGCAGGCGAAAAGCCCGCGGTGCTCCGGCCCGGCGCCATTACGCCGGAGATGTTTGCAAAAGTACTCGGCAGCGTAGACGTGAAGGATTCCACAAGCAAACCAGGGCAGCCCATGGCGGCGCCGGGCCAATGCGATACGCACTACCGCCCGCAAGTCCCGCTGTACTTCGGCGAACTCCCTGCCGGCTACAAGCTCCCCGCAAACACCGTGCGCATCGCATTCGGCAAGCAAAACGGCCCCATCCCGGCAACAGTTAACTTGTCTGAATCAGGCGACATGGCCGAGGCGACAGCCAACCTGTACGCCTTCATGCACGATTTGGACAAACCCGAATACGGCTTGATTCTCGTGGACCCGATTCCGAATGCAGGTATCGGCATGGCGCTAAACGACAGGCTGAAACGCGCAAGCGTCAAGGCACTGCCGTAA
- a CDS encoding fibrobacter succinogenes major paralogous domain-containing protein, whose protein sequence is MRTCKYAMMLSLAAILVLSACGDESDSSSSNGDSRATKAIGTMTDSRDGQTYKTVKIGTQTWMAENLNFKTDGSFCYNNEESNCAKYGRLYTWAEAVGLVNLYDKDSGVYCGFDSACTSPNSVYGVCPLGWHLPTQAEWDTLFLAVGNVRIAGMVLKSSLGWNENGNGADAFGFSALPAGSWLNDGFGNGGYFASFWSSTGDDRSACGMYLFYDRDGADLDYYNKDNRFSVRCLKDDVEKEPITDMK, encoded by the coding sequence ATGAGAACATGTAAATATGCTATGATGCTGTCGTTAGCTGCAATACTTGTTCTATCCGCCTGCGGCGACGAATCTGATTCTTCGTCTAGCAATGGCGATTCTAGGGCAACTAAAGCGATAGGAACCATGACCGATTCCCGCGATGGCCAGACCTACAAGACCGTGAAGATCGGTACGCAGACGTGGATGGCGGAAAATCTCAACTTCAAAACGGACGGAAGTTTCTGTTACAACAATGAGGAAAGCAACTGTGCCAAGTATGGACGGCTTTATACTTGGGCTGAGGCAGTGGGCTTAGTTAACTTATATGACAAAGACAGTGGTGTATATTGCGGCTTCGACAGTGCTTGTACTTCGCCCAATAGTGTATACGGAGTTTGTCCACTGGGATGGCACCTGCCGACTCAAGCGGAGTGGGACACTTTGTTTCTTGCAGTCGGGAATGTAAGGATTGCGGGCATGGTTCTCAAGTCTTCGCTTGGTTGGAATGAAAATGGCAACGGCGCGGATGCTTTCGGGTTCTCGGCACTCCCTGCTGGCAGCTGGCTCAATGATGGGTTTGGTAACGGGGGGTACTTCGCGAGCTTTTGGAGCTCTACAGGGGACGACCGTTCCGCATGCGGCATGTACTTGTTCTACGACCGCGATGGTGCAGATTTGGACTACTACAATAAGGATAATAGGTTCTCAGTCCGCTGTCTCAAGGACGATGTTGAAAAAGAGCCTATCACCGATATGAAATAA